The Salvelinus fontinalis isolate EN_2023a chromosome 13, ASM2944872v1, whole genome shotgun sequence DNA segment TATTGGCCTAAATCTTACTGCATCAACGAATAAATAAACTATTAAACATTTTATGGTGCCATCCTCAGTTTAACTTTAAATATTTGAAAGCAAAGTGTATTTGGTCTGATGTCCTTACGTTCATTACCTAAACCCTTGAAGGCCCCAGTTTATGCCGAGACTTGGTCTAATTCAAAGTTATTTTGACGTCCGAGGAATAAATGGTTTTCTTCTTAATGTTTGATGTGGTATTTTCGATAGGTACTAGGGAAAAGTGTAACGTCATAATAACACATGGACTAGACTAGACTAATATATGCCCTCCCAATGATTCCTTATTCTAAGTGTTATTTCTTATTCAATCAGATCAATAAAAAAACTGATTGTGAATTCAAAAGGAGCACAAGAAAGTAAACATTGATCAACATCGAATTGAATCATTCATATgatcatttgatttgatcattgaCGTAGCTTTCATAAAGTACTGTCCATAGCCTACTCAGAAATAGCTTAAAATGGTTCCACAACTGATCCGTCAACCTCCCACCCGAGTGTGTTCTCCCATTTCAATGAACCAGATGCTCTAACAGACGAACAGACATCGAATTGAGACTGTTGATATATTTACTTCAAAAAAACTGATAGGAGAAGATGAGGTAAAACGTGCATGGTTTATTTTAGTTTCTGTCGCTTACACAGACACATTTAAGCACACCTTCACAAATGAAATATACGTTGTATTTTAAATAagttaagttaaaataaataggTAAATAATAATAAACCAAACTAAGTAAAAcggtaaaaaatataaataagtcAACAATTCCTCATGTTTAGAATATCTACAAAGTGCACTGAACTCTGGGAATACAACATAACCAATATTTCCATTAATTGACcaatattaatattattattaataataataattttaaaaagaaCAAAAATATTTTCGTTTTCATGTGAGGACATAAAATGGACGTTTTACAAAGTAATTATTCCAAATAATTTGATTGTCAAAGCATCATTGCAGTGAAATTAGTACAGACATACACCATGTTTACTTTCTGTGAGTCATCTAATTCAACCATAACTTGGTggataaaacaaaaaaacgaagAAACGATTAGTTTTTTGTGTTTTATACTCCTACAGTCCAAAATGACCATGAATGTGCCAACACTAGCGTAATGAGGTAGACAGATAGTAGACTATACTGTGTATGCCCGCGTGTACGTGCGATTGCCCGTGTGTATGCTCTCTTATTGCAATGCATTCAGATGGGTTTTTAGAGCTATTAACTCACAGCTAACGCCCTACAAGTAAACCATGCAATGAATGATTACAACTATACCCCCGTGTTACGGAGAGCCAACCGTCTCTGAGACACATACAATGATGACAACATTACGCCCTAAGCATCAGTTATCTTCTGCAAACAACAATTCGATTTTTGAAAAAAGAACGAATTCGATGCGCTCTTCACACACAGGTGAAATGTAGCCTATTCACAAATATGTACAATGATAAATATAAAATAGTTATTCTGACTCAAGAGAATAATAACAATTATTATTCGATTTCCATTTTTGTACAATAATTGCCATGAGTTAAGAGGTGGGTTTTCTCTTTTCCGCCTCCATGGAGTTTAATGATGTCGATCTCCTATTTCACTGTATTGTATTCATCGATGTTCAGTTTTCAATTTCAAAAGGTATACGTTTTGCCCCGGTGGATGTTGGTTTTCAAGTCTTTATCCCAATTCAAAGGAACGAAACACATCTTGTCTGCTAGCCTCGATGGACCTTAGCCGTTTGCCTATTTGCTTCGGATTTGTCTATTCGAGGAAAGTTTTGCTCTGTATTTTCCTAGTGTGTCGCAGAAAACTTCATCCTTTTCTGCTTTTGCCTCTGATTGCAAAACCACACCCTGACCACGTTCTTTTTCAGGTCCAGTTTCTCGGCTATTGCTGCAATCTTCTCAGACGAGGGCCTCGGCTGCACGGCGAAATATGCCTCCAAGGAGCGCTTCTCGGGAGCAGCGATGGAGGTGCGTTTTCTCTTCTTGTCTCCTCCGTTGAAAATCTCTGGCTTGGTCATTTTCTCCCGCTGCGCCCTCTCCGCCTCCTCCAGCCACGCTTCCAGGATGGGTTTCAGGGCCACCATGTTGTTATGAGACAAGGTGAGGGACTCGAACCGGCAAATCGTGCTCTGACTGAGGCAACCGACCCCGGGGATTTTAAGGTTCGCCAGGGCCGAGCCCACGTCCGCCTGCGTCACCCCCAGCTTGATCCGCCTCTGCTTGAACCGCTCTGCGAAGGACTCCAGCTCCCGGGGGTCTGGCTCTGAGTCCACGCCGCCGCCCAGCGAGGTGTGCGAGcccatgctgtgggggtgcatgTTCATTgcctgttggtggtggtggtgctgctgcATGTGGTTTATGGCGGACATGTGAGAGTGTGGATGGGAGGCAGTGGAGCAGACGTCGGAGCCGGGCATCCCTCCCAGGGAGACAGACATGCCGGGGGTCAGGTGGTCCAACAGGTCGCCATCCAGGCCCTGAGAGCCCTGGTGAtgggggtgatggtggtggtggtgcgagGTGAGCACGGACGGGTGGTGGAGGTGGGCCGAGGATGAGGTGGGGGTGCAGGCCATGCTGGTCATCGTGGTCATGGTGTGGTAGGTTGCGTCTGGTTTATAAGGGTGGCTCTTTGCGATATCCACCGCCGCCAGCGCTTCCGCCCTCTGCAGTAAAGTCTCATCGAAGCCGGCGAAGATGTTGCTCTGCAGCTGTGagatggagaggaacaggggaggcagagagggggacGGTTAATAACGCTCCCCATACAGGCACAATTCAAATAGTTTAGGATACCTATGGATAACGTTTTTAAGATGGGAATGATGGGAAATATATTATCACAGTTTGGATTACGCATCCATTACGCACGAGGTTCGAAATGTTTAGCCTTTGTGAAAATATAAAAATGACAATATCAATAAGAcatttcttaaaataaattgtccAAATATCCAAACGGATGAGTTAATTTCATATCACTCAGAGACTATATCAGCCTAGTATCATCCAAATATTAAACCGTCACATTTGATTATTCGTTAAGAATGAATCTTTCAAGATAAATAATTTCTCTGCACCTTGGAATGAGAAGAGTTTGACATGTGAGCAATACGAAATATCTGATCAGGCAAATCACATGATTTGGCATATAATGTATAAGCGTTTAGTGTTCGGTTTCACCCAATTCTCCATATACTATGCATGCTCGCCTTCATTTAAGGCTACTTTTCATTATTGTTAATTGGATCATTTGAATGTGACGATAACTCACCGAGTGAGTGGGCATGCATG contains these protein-coding regions:
- the LOC129868480 gene encoding brain-specific homeobox/POU domain protein 3-like, whose product is MMSMNSKQPFSMHPILHEPKYTPLQSTSEAIRRACMPTHSLQSNIFAGFDETLLQRAEALAAVDIAKSHPYKPDATYHTMTTMTSMACTPTSSSAHLHHPSVLTSHHHHHHPHHQGSQGLDGDLLDHLTPGMSVSLGGMPGSDVCSTASHPHSHMSAINHMQQHHHHQQAMNMHPHSMGSHTSLGGGVDSEPDPRELESFAERFKQRRIKLGVTQADVGSALANLKIPGVGCLSQSTICRFESLTLSHNNMVALKPILEAWLEEAERAQREKMTKPEIFNGGDKKRKRTSIAAPEKRSLEAYFAVQPRPSSEKIAAIAEKLDLKKNVVRVWFCNQRQKQKRMKFSATH